The following are from one region of the Acidimicrobiales bacterium genome:
- the hisI gene encoding phosphoribosyl-AMP cyclohydrolase translates to MTEAPQQEQAPASGLDAVRFDAAGLVVAVVQEAGTGEVLMVAYMNEEALRRTLESGRTWFWSRSRSTLWCKGETSGNRQRVRSVAYDCDGDALLVQVDQEGTGACHTGERTCFHRFLAPA, encoded by the coding sequence GTGACGGAGGCCCCCCAGCAGGAGCAGGCACCGGCGAGCGGCCTCGACGCCGTGCGCTTCGACGCCGCGGGCCTCGTCGTCGCCGTCGTGCAGGAGGCCGGGACCGGCGAGGTCCTCATGGTGGCGTACATGAACGAGGAGGCGCTGCGACGCACGCTGGAGAGCGGCCGCACGTGGTTCTGGTCCCGCTCGCGCTCGACGCTGTGGTGCAAGGGGGAGACCTCGGGGAACCGCCAGCGGGTACGGTCGGTCGCCTACGACTGCGACGGCGACGCGCTGCTCGTGCAGGTCGACCAGGAGGGGACGGGCGCCTGCCACACGGGCGAGCGGACCTGCTTCCACCGCTTCCTCGCGCCCGCCTAG
- the hisF gene encoding imidazole glycerol phosphate synthase subunit HisF produces MRSVRVVPCLDVDAGRVVKGVNFVGIRDAGDPVELARRYDEEGADELVFLDITASSDGRSTMVDVVARTADEVFIPLTVGGGVRSLEDATALLRAGADKVALNSAAIARPRLVSELAAVFGAQCIVVAIDARRRPGGFEVYTHGGRRPTGLDATTWAVLASRLGAGEILLTSMDRDGTEAGYDLELVAAVSGAVDVPVVASGGVGRLEHFAEGAAAGADALLAASVFHYGTLRVGEVKAFLAQRGVRVRPAEPVPGGAGGGVPSRQ; encoded by the coding sequence GGACGCGGGCGACCCGGTCGAGCTCGCTCGCCGCTACGACGAGGAGGGGGCGGACGAGCTCGTCTTCCTCGACATCACCGCCTCGAGCGACGGGCGCTCGACGATGGTCGACGTCGTCGCGCGCACGGCCGACGAGGTCTTCATCCCCCTCACCGTCGGCGGCGGCGTGCGCTCCCTCGAGGACGCCACCGCCCTGCTGCGCGCCGGCGCGGACAAGGTCGCGCTCAACTCGGCGGCCATCGCCCGGCCGCGCCTCGTCTCGGAGCTCGCCGCGGTCTTCGGCGCCCAGTGCATCGTCGTCGCGATCGACGCGCGCCGCCGCCCCGGCGGGTTCGAGGTGTACACCCACGGCGGGCGGCGACCCACGGGCCTCGACGCGACCACCTGGGCGGTGCTCGCCAGTCGCCTCGGCGCTGGCGAGATCCTGCTGACCTCGATGGACCGGGACGGTACGGAGGCGGGCTACGACCTCGAGCTCGTCGCCGCGGTGAGCGGCGCGGTCGACGTCCCGGTCGTCGCCTCGGGCGGCGTGGGGCGGCTCGAGCACTTCGCCGAGGGGGCCGCGGCGGGTGCCGACGCGCTCCTCGCGGCCTCGGTGTTCCACTACGGCACCCTGCGGGTCGGCGAGGTGAAGGCCTTCCTCGCGCAGCGGGGGGTGCGCGTGCGCCCGGCCGAGCCCGTACCGGGAGGGGCCGGCGGGGGAGTACCGTCAAGGCAGTGA
- a CDS encoding co-chaperone GroES — protein sequence MSAEGRSERDGVDAKEAITMLNDRVLVHVPQSEGERRSRAGILIPATAHVARRLAWAGVAGVGPHVRSIKPGDKVLFNPEECFEVEVQGEEYLILRERDIHAVASTRMDGGTGLYL from the coding sequence GTGAGCGCGGAGGGACGCAGCGAGCGCGACGGCGTCGACGCCAAGGAGGCGATCACGATGCTGAACGATCGCGTCCTCGTGCACGTGCCCCAGAGCGAGGGCGAGCGCCGCTCACGCGCCGGCATCCTCATCCCCGCCACCGCGCACGTGGCGCGCCGGCTCGCCTGGGCCGGCGTCGCGGGGGTGGGCCCGCACGTCCGGTCCATCAAGCCCGGTGACAAGGTGCTCTTCAACCCCGAGGAGTGCTTCGAGGTCGAGGTGCAGGGCGAGGAGTACCTGATCCTGCGCGAACGGGACATCCACGCCGTCGCCAGCACGCGCATGGACGGCGGCACGGGGCTGTACCTGTGA